A part of Thermoplasmata archaeon genomic DNA contains:
- a CDS encoding 50S ribosomal protein L22 codes for MTKLGYTTEYKIETMARAYGRDLPLAWKKSVELARALRGKTVDDAREYLERVISLKQPVPMKKYNRWVAHKSGMGPARYPVKAAKAFLKVLESAVSNAEFTGKDDPDAMVVRVVNAHKGSTEKGFRPRAYGRSGPWNQDTVNLEIVLEEVA; via the coding sequence ATGACGAAGCTCGGGTACACGACGGAGTACAAGATCGAGACGATGGCCCGAGCGTACGGCCGGGACCTTCCCTTGGCGTGGAAGAAGTCCGTCGAGCTCGCCCGTGCCCTCCGCGGCAAGACGGTCGACGACGCCCGGGAGTACCTCGAGCGGGTGATCTCGCTGAAGCAGCCCGTCCCGATGAAGAAGTACAATCGGTGGGTGGCGCACAAGTCGGGGATGGGCCCCGCCCGCTATCCCGTCAAGGCGGCGAAGGCGTTCCTCAAGGTGCTCGAGAGCGCGGTCTCGAACGCCGAGTTCACCGGCAAAGACGACCCCGACGCGATGGTGGTCCGAGTGGTCAACGCGCACAAGGGTTCGACGGAGAAGGGATTCCGGCCACGGGCGTACGGCCGGAGCGGGCCGTGGAACCAGGATACTGTGAATCTCGAGATTGTGCTCGAAGAGGTGGCCTGA
- a CDS encoding 30S ribosomal protein S19, translated as MAKKMGGLAKAARRKLRKRAGLVETRRKKEFTYRGYTLDEMKAMTLEEIIELLPARPRRSFMRGIDEERLTFVEKLRANGTDEAVRTHCRNVPILPDFVGKKVAIHNGKEFVTVEIKAEMIGHYIGEFAMTRRPVVHSGPGVGATRSSKFMPLK; from the coding sequence ATGGCAAAGAAGATGGGTGGCCTGGCGAAGGCGGCGCGACGGAAGCTGCGGAAGCGCGCGGGGCTCGTCGAGACGCGCCGCAAGAAGGAGTTTACGTACCGTGGGTACACGCTCGACGAGATGAAGGCGATGACGCTCGAGGAGATCATCGAGCTGCTGCCCGCGCGCCCGCGCCGGTCCTTCATGCGGGGCATCGACGAGGAACGTCTCACCTTCGTCGAGAAGCTGCGGGCCAACGGGACGGACGAAGCGGTGCGCACGCACTGCCGGAACGTCCCGATCCTGCCGGACTTCGTCGGCAAGAAGGTCGCGATCCACAACGGGAAGGAGTTCGTGACAGTCGAGATCAAAGCGGAGATGATCGGGCATTACATCGGCGAGTTCGCGATGACGCGGAGGCCCGTCGTGCACAGCGGCCCCGGCGTCGGCGCGACGCGCTCGTCGAAGTTCATGCCGCTGAAGTGA
- a CDS encoding 50S ribosomal protein L2 has translation MGKNLRSQRRGRGTSPTYRSPSHRHPGPVAHPRLQGDGVVTDIFQAPGHTAPLARVRFGGQEVLMIACDGLSVGQRVTHGAPNIDRGSTLPLKDIPEGTLVYNIEAMPGDGGRFVRAAGTQAVVVSHGERTVVQLPSGQFHSFHRECRATIGAVAGAGRGDKPFTKAGKKWFSYRSFSKAMFNVRGVAMNPVDHPHGGGSHQHVGKPSTVGYDAPPGRKVGRMSPQPKRLKAKRRRT, from the coding sequence GTGGGCAAGAACCTCCGCTCCCAGCGCCGGGGCCGCGGGACCTCGCCGACGTACCGATCGCCGAGCCACCGCCACCCGGGACCGGTCGCGCATCCCCGGCTCCAGGGCGACGGCGTCGTCACGGATATCTTCCAGGCGCCGGGGCACACGGCGCCCCTCGCCCGCGTCCGCTTCGGCGGACAGGAGGTCCTCATGATCGCGTGCGACGGGCTGTCCGTGGGGCAGCGGGTCACCCACGGCGCCCCGAACATCGACCGCGGGAGTACGCTGCCCCTGAAGGACATCCCGGAGGGAACTCTCGTGTACAACATCGAGGCGATGCCCGGCGACGGCGGTCGGTTCGTCCGCGCCGCCGGTACCCAGGCGGTCGTGGTGAGCCACGGTGAGCGGACCGTGGTGCAGCTCCCGTCGGGACAGTTTCACTCGTTCCACCGGGAGTGCCGCGCGACGATCGGCGCGGTCGCGGGCGCGGGCCGCGGCGACAAGCCCTTCACGAAGGCGGGGAAGAAGTGGTTCTCGTACCGTTCCTTCAGCAAGGCGATGTTCAACGTGCGCGGGGTCGCGATGAACCCGGTGGACCATCCCCACGGCGGCGGTTCCCACCAGCACGTCGGAAAGCCGTCGACGGTGGGCTATGATGCTCCTCCCGGTCGCAAGGTGGGCCGGATGTCGCCGCAGCCGAAGCGGCTGAAAGCGAAACGACGGAGGACCTGA
- the rplW gene encoding 50S ribosomal protein L23, with translation MKPHEILLHPYVTEKSLNMLQGTAAQNLKDGNRLEFLVRREATRAEVKKAFEDLFQVKVAKVNTYVRKDGKHAIIKLKPEFSAEEIGMRIGVF, from the coding sequence ATGAAGCCTCACGAGATCCTCTTGCATCCGTACGTCACGGAAAAGTCACTCAACATGCTGCAAGGCACCGCCGCGCAGAATCTGAAAGACGGGAACCGCCTCGAATTCCTCGTGCGGAGGGAGGCGACGCGGGCCGAGGTCAAGAAGGCGTTCGAGGACCTCTTCCAAGTGAAAGTCGCGAAAGTCAACACGTACGTCCGGAAGGACGGCAAGCATGCGATCATCAAGCTCAAGCCCGAGTTCTCGGCGGAAGAGATCGGCATGCGGATCGGGGTGTTCTAG
- the rpl4p gene encoding 50S ribosomal protein L4 encodes MADPEDAKKTAKESAEEEPAPKRRARPTKPAKAAKAEKEAKPKAKKAETPALSEGHVHVYSLDGDAVKSVELPAVFRSEVRTDLIRRAVTSSQANRRQPYAPSASAGMRHSVRWSGKGHGVSRVPRIRGTMIGAQAPGTVGGRRAHPPRIQAIWTKKINDHERRLARNAALAALKDSYLVSSRGHRFKEELTLPVIVEDGIEAVDTDGGATREGLRILSRLGVVDDVDRAKEGRHIRAGRGKMRGRRYRQPRSLLIVVKEAKKVRRLFGNLPGVEVVSPAALNAELLAPGGDPGRLTVFSEGALEVLRSWSP; translated from the coding sequence TTGGCGGATCCCGAGGACGCGAAGAAGACGGCCAAGGAATCCGCCGAGGAGGAGCCGGCGCCGAAGCGGCGCGCTCGTCCGACGAAACCGGCGAAGGCCGCCAAGGCGGAGAAAGAGGCGAAGCCGAAGGCGAAAAAGGCGGAGACGCCCGCGCTGTCGGAGGGCCACGTCCATGTGTACTCCCTCGACGGCGATGCGGTGAAGAGCGTCGAGCTGCCCGCGGTCTTCCGATCGGAAGTCCGCACGGATCTGATCCGGCGTGCCGTGACGTCGTCCCAAGCGAACCGCCGCCAACCGTACGCGCCGTCCGCGTCGGCGGGCATGCGGCACTCCGTACGGTGGTCCGGGAAAGGCCACGGCGTCTCGCGCGTCCCGCGGATTCGGGGGACGATGATCGGGGCGCAAGCTCCTGGGACGGTCGGTGGGCGACGGGCGCACCCGCCGCGGATCCAGGCGATCTGGACGAAGAAGATCAACGACCATGAGAGGCGGCTCGCCCGCAACGCGGCCCTCGCCGCCCTGAAGGATTCGTATCTCGTGTCGTCGAGGGGCCACCGGTTCAAGGAGGAATTGACCCTCCCCGTGATCGTCGAAGATGGCATCGAAGCCGTCGACACGGACGGCGGCGCGACCCGTGAAGGGCTCCGCATCTTGAGTCGCCTCGGCGTCGTCGACGATGTCGACCGGGCGAAGGAAGGCCGCCACATCCGCGCCGGTCGCGGGAAGATGCGCGGGCGCCGGTACCGCCAACCGCGGAGCCTGCTCATCGTCGTGAAGGAGGCGAAGAAGGTGCGTCGCCTCTTCGGCAACCTCCCCGGCGTCGAGGTCGTGAGCCCGGCCGCGCTGAATGCGGAGCTGCTCGCGCCCGGCGGCGATCCCGGGCGGCTCACGGTCTTCAGCGAGGGCGCGCTCGAGGTCCTGCGGAGCTGGAGCCCATGA
- a CDS encoding 50S ribosomal protein L3: MPKEHRPRHGSMGFSPRKRSESPIPHFSSWPEVDGGAPKVQGFAGYKAGMTHAIVIDYRPTSTTSGQEVQVPVTVVEVPPMRVAGVRFYRRAAEGLKTVAEVWSPRLDKELRRVFPIPKEYDADEAWKKASPADVDDVRLITFTQPSLVSGVPKKKPDLMENRVAGGSVEDRVKYAKGLLGKEIPVTEFCREGSMVDVAAITKGKGWQGHHTRWGTRLLSHKNSKHRRNIGTLGNFNPGYVRPTVPQGGQFGYHQRTEYNKRILKIGEKGDDITPNGGFLHYGLIRNPYVLLHGSIPGPTKRLIRFRDAARGGYVKLEKSPELTYVSREAKQGV, translated from the coding sequence GTGCCCAAGGAGCATCGACCCCGACACGGATCGATGGGCTTTTCGCCCCGCAAGCGCAGCGAGAGCCCGATTCCACACTTCTCGAGCTGGCCCGAGGTCGATGGCGGGGCCCCGAAGGTCCAAGGCTTCGCGGGATACAAGGCCGGCATGACCCACGCGATTGTGATCGACTATCGACCGACCTCGACCACGTCCGGACAAGAGGTGCAGGTCCCCGTCACGGTCGTCGAGGTGCCGCCGATGCGAGTCGCGGGTGTTCGCTTCTACCGTCGGGCCGCGGAGGGCCTGAAGACGGTCGCCGAAGTCTGGAGCCCGCGGCTCGACAAGGAGCTGCGGCGCGTTTTCCCGATCCCGAAGGAGTACGACGCGGACGAGGCATGGAAGAAGGCGAGTCCGGCCGATGTCGACGACGTCCGACTCATCACGTTCACGCAGCCCTCGCTCGTCTCCGGCGTCCCGAAGAAGAAGCCGGATCTCATGGAGAATCGCGTCGCCGGCGGCTCCGTCGAGGACCGCGTCAAGTACGCGAAGGGCCTCCTGGGGAAAGAAATCCCCGTGACCGAGTTTTGCCGCGAGGGCTCGATGGTCGACGTCGCGGCAATCACGAAAGGCAAGGGTTGGCAAGGCCATCACACGCGTTGGGGCACGCGCCTCCTCAGCCATAAGAACTCGAAGCACCGGCGGAACATCGGGACGCTCGGGAACTTCAACCCCGGGTACGTTCGGCCGACCGTGCCGCAAGGCGGCCAGTTCGGGTATCACCAGCGCACGGAGTACAACAAGCGGATCCTGAAGATCGGCGAGAAAGGGGACGACATCACGCCGAACGGGGGCTTCCTCCACTACGGTCTGATCCGGAATCCGTACGTGCTGCTCCACGGCTCAATCCCGGGCCCGACGAAGCGGTTAATCCGTTTCCGGGACGCGGCCCGCGGCGGATACGTGAAGCTCGAGAAGTCGCCGGAACTCACGTACGTCTCGCGGGAAGCGAAGCAGGGGGTGTGA
- a CDS encoding Rab family GTPase yields the protein MEVKRMKVKVCLVGEAAVGKTSLIRRFVLDNFDDKYIQTLGTKVSKKELTSAVPDSSGELKIDMTIWDIMGQKGFRELLKEAYFYGARGILAVCDVTRRKTLDDLDDWIEGVYSVTGKIPIEFLGNKVDLKDQAQISEDEMVQAARAYDSPFHFTSAKTGVNVETAFQSLAERVAKERYARKVVPEE from the coding sequence ATGGAAGTAAAGCGGATGAAAGTGAAGGTGTGCCTCGTGGGCGAGGCGGCCGTTGGGAAGACGTCGCTCATCCGCCGGTTCGTCTTGGACAACTTCGATGACAAGTACATCCAGACGCTCGGCACGAAGGTCTCGAAGAAGGAACTCACGTCCGCGGTTCCCGACAGCTCGGGCGAACTGAAGATTGACATGACGATATGGGACATCATGGGCCAGAAAGGCTTCCGGGAACTGCTCAAGGAAGCATACTTCTACGGCGCTCGCGGGATCCTCGCGGTATGCGACGTCACGCGCCGGAAGACGCTCGACGACCTCGACGACTGGATCGAGGGCGTCTACAGCGTCACGGGAAAGATCCCGATCGAATTCTTGGGAAACAAGGTCGACCTGAAGGACCAGGCGCAAATCTCGGAAGACGAGATGGTCCAGGCGGCCCGCGCGTACGATAGCCCATTCCATTTCACGTCCGCGAAGACGGGCGTCAACGTTGAGACCGCGTTTCAGTCTCTCGCCGAACGCGTCGCGAAAGAGCGCTACGCACGCAAAGTTGTCCCTGAAGAATAA
- a CDS encoding Rab family GTPase: protein MAMPVLLGQKHVKVKVCLVGDVAVGKTSLIKRYVQDAFDDRYIATVGTKVTKKTFDVMWKGASASLDMLVWDIMGEKGFRALLRDAYFEGSHGVIAVCDMTRKDTFYDLNNWVQMIRKQVGEVPIVFLGNKFDLKERLVVSEEELARMGTIHNAKHFVTSAKTGKGVNEAFKVLADAIAHTGDA from the coding sequence ATGGCGATGCCGGTGTTGCTCGGCCAGAAGCACGTGAAGGTGAAGGTGTGTCTGGTCGGCGACGTCGCCGTCGGCAAGACGTCTCTCATCAAGCGCTACGTGCAGGATGCGTTCGATGACCGGTACATCGCGACCGTCGGCACGAAGGTCACCAAGAAGACGTTCGACGTGATGTGGAAAGGCGCGAGTGCCAGCCTCGACATGCTGGTGTGGGACATCATGGGAGAGAAGGGATTCCGAGCGCTCCTCCGCGACGCCTACTTCGAAGGATCCCACGGCGTGATCGCGGTGTGCGACATGACCCGCAAGGATACGTTCTACGATCTGAACAACTGGGTGCAGATGATCCGCAAGCAGGTCGGCGAGGTGCCGATCGTCTTCCTCGGAAACAAGTTCGATCTGAAGGAGCGACTCGTCGTGAGCGAGGAGGAACTCGCGCGGATGGGCACGATCCACAACGCGAAGCACTTCGTCACATCGGCGAAGACCGGCAAGGGCGTCAACGAGGCGTTCAAGGTCTTGGCGGACGCGATCGCGCACACTGGCGACGCGTGA
- a CDS encoding Rab family GTPase: MDRQRMKVKICLVGEGAVGKTCLIRRFIQDQFDDRYISTLGAKVSKKEIQVEGPNGGTDVDMTIWDIMGEKGFRELLKEAYFHGAQGVLAVCDVTRRETLDDLDDWVAAVVKVTGKIPIEYLGNKADLRDKMAVKESDVKRAAEAHGAPWMFTSAKTGENVERAFAKLAQMIAGPSA, encoded by the coding sequence ATGGACCGCCAGAGGATGAAGGTCAAGATCTGTCTCGTCGGGGAAGGCGCGGTCGGCAAGACGTGCCTCATCCGCCGATTCATTCAAGACCAGTTCGACGACCGATACATCTCGACATTGGGCGCGAAGGTCTCGAAGAAAGAAATCCAGGTCGAGGGCCCGAACGGGGGCACGGACGTCGACATGACGATTTGGGACATCATGGGGGAGAAGGGCTTCCGCGAATTGCTCAAGGAAGCGTACTTCCACGGCGCCCAAGGCGTCCTCGCGGTGTGCGACGTCACGCGCAGAGAAACGCTGGACGACCTCGACGACTGGGTCGCGGCCGTCGTCAAGGTGACGGGAAAAATTCCGATCGAGTATCTCGGGAACAAAGCGGATCTCCGGGACAAGATGGCGGTCAAGGAGTCCGATGTCAAACGGGCCGCCGAAGCCCACGGCGCTCCTTGGATGTTCACGTCGGCGAAGACGGGCGAGAACGTCGAGCGGGCGTTCGCAAAACTCGCGCAGATGATTGCGGGCCCGAGCGCGTGA